One Punica granatum isolate Tunisia-2019 chromosome 3, ASM765513v2, whole genome shotgun sequence genomic window carries:
- the LOC116200518 gene encoding uncharacterized protein LOC116200518, translating to MLSEFYSTSHSCPSFCSLLPIPSFSTEFYSKQHLTLQHSYKTRFRITLEFLTPKNSYFICHFSLKQSKAQKNMNFSPCLLLLLLPVSFLNAVSGEDRAPHGFAHQNPMAFSPSAYDFFHPNTQQLPTKSPCEDSSLNCSPLPMAAQVEAAEGQEARLSESRSGGTRIGPGGIAGIVIGLAFAVFLALGVYYVTVTRRNNMIRANSVQPDAKCSQSV from the coding sequence ATGCTCTCGGAGTTTTACTCCACATCACATTCCTGCCCATCATTCTGTTCCCTCCTCCCTATCCCATCCTTTTCAACAGAATTCTACTCCAAGCAACACCTGACCCTCCAACACTCCTATAAAACCCGATTCAGAATCACCCTAGAGTTCCTCACCCCCAAGAACAGCTACTTCATTTGTCACTTCTCTTTAAAGCAAAGTAAGGCACAGAAGAACATGAATTTCTCACCTTGTTTGCTCCTCCTCCTGCTGCCAGTCTCCTTCTTGAATGCAGTCTCCGGCGAAGACCGAGCTCCCCATGGATTTGCCCACCAGAACCCAATGGCCTTCTCGCCATCAGCATATGATTTCTTCCACCCCAACACGCAGCAGTTACCTACAAAGAGTCCATGTGAGGACTCGAGCTTGAACTGCTCCCCACTGCCCATGGCAGCCCAAGTGGAAGCTGCGGAGGGACAAGAAGCCAGACTCTCGGAATCTCGTTCTGGTGGAACTAGGATTGGACCTGGAGGTATTGCAGGCATTGTGAttggcctagcatttgctgtgTTTTTGGCATTGGGGGTTTATTATGTCACAGTTACCCGTCGGAACAACATGATACGGGCCAATTCTGTTCAACCCGATGCCAAATGCTCACAATCAGTATAG
- the LOC116202049 gene encoding uncharacterized protein LOC116202049, with product MISVLAQERLLGAALGSALTGIIVFEERKRIYRSISDDQSHGATKSQVKEPMFGKNSRSELAQLWNRTVDRTLGPIIESLSSRGW from the exons ATGATCAGCGTTCTTGCACAG GAACGCCTGCTTGGAGCTGCTCTGGGGAGCGCTCTGACCGGAATAATCGTTTTTGAGGAGCGGAAAAGGATCTACAGATCCATTTCCGATGATCAGTCCCACGGCGCCACCAAATCTCAG GTGAAGGAGCCTATGTTCGGGAAAAACTCGCGCTCAGAACTTGCACAACTCTGGAACAGGACAGTGGACAGGACACTGGGACCTATTATTGAGTCTCTCAGCTCCCGTGGGTGGTAG